From Parabacteroides pacaensis, a single genomic window includes:
- a CDS encoding metallophosphoesterase: MKKTMKLFLVFTFLVTLGLSGNLSAEVKEALPSSGKPFFFIQLSDPQFGFMDGNRSITGEIEAMNKAVKIINRLKPAFIVVTGDLVNDSKDESQIKAYQQIIARVDPSIPVYTVPGNHDIGTLDSSSIEAYRKHFGNTCFSFRYKDCAFIGLHSNVIKNEDKAREEAQYKWLEKELKKAKRKKFKFVFTHHSIFLKDINEKTNYSNLSPEMRTKYISLLKKYNVNAVFAGHLHDNAYGKTGDLEMVTIGAVGRPLGKGYQGMNVVKVYPEHYSFEYMALDEFPEEITF, from the coding sequence ATGAAAAAGACAATGAAGTTATTCTTGGTTTTTACCTTTTTAGTTACTCTAGGCTTGTCCGGAAATTTATCTGCTGAAGTAAAGGAAGCTCTTCCTTCTTCCGGCAAACCTTTCTTCTTTATCCAACTCAGTGACCCGCAGTTTGGCTTTATGGACGGCAACAGGAGTATTACCGGCGAAATAGAAGCCATGAACAAAGCCGTGAAGATTATAAACCGGCTGAAGCCTGCTTTTATTGTTGTTACCGGCGACTTGGTAAACGATTCGAAGGATGAAAGCCAGATCAAAGCCTATCAACAGATAATTGCCCGAGTGGACCCTTCTATTCCCGTATATACGGTTCCGGGCAATCATGATATCGGTACGCTCGACTCAAGCAGTATCGAGGCGTACCGGAAACATTTCGGCAACACCTGTTTTTCGTTCCGCTATAAAGATTGCGCTTTTATCGGCTTACATTCCAATGTAATCAAGAATGAAGATAAAGCCAGGGAAGAAGCCCAATATAAATGGCTGGAAAAAGAACTGAAGAAAGCCAAAAGGAAAAAGTTTAAGTTTGTCTTTACCCATCATTCTATCTTCTTAAAGGATATAAATGAAAAGACGAATTATTCCAATTTATCTCCCGAAATGAGAACCAAGTATATTAGTTTATTGAAGAAATATAACGTAAATGCCGTTTTTGCAGGTCATCTGCATGATAACGCGTATGGAAAAACCGGCGATTTGGAAATGGTAACGATCGGTGCGGTAGGGAGGCCGCTGGGCAAAGGTTATCAAGGAATGAATGTGGTAAAGGTATATCCGGAACATTATAGTTTCGAATATATGGCTTTGGATGAATTTCCGGAAGAAATAACGTTTTAA
- a CDS encoding SusD/RagB family nutrient-binding outer membrane lipoprotein encodes MKHFKTFLTGIIASFVFVCCTNDFESINANPNEPEQINPEYLFNSSAYYTLNAFGSSIKKVLLANYSHYYGGATGGQVQRYGNQGSTNDGYWKNVYNYALFPAQFIQDKLGEAPEYHNRVLIARIWKNYIFSQAVSIWGGIPKSQAFKATETVPYDKEQDIYYAMLDDLKECADNLQMDGDTYISDPVYPSANKTSDLLKWKKFANSLRLRLAVRICNADREKATAVISELMQKEQELMCGNEDNCTVKWGTNADTRNYFYDYLVINRESNLDKLHSAGESILMYMAPYADPRTEKFFTPAPVASMPDNFRWAPYWGQPKVSNLPAGVTLNPNPHSGKTADDYSQVKDEFIAESYAEVLMNYAEVCLLKSELVYKGLGTGSLSAEQYYYNGIKASMEQYGVAAGQTDRYLQVSGIKWNTLTDLDATEEGEDYYKDFIGIVSSAITSADPDPVYRQIIMQQYIAMFYQSLDAWTLIRRSQVLEFPPHFQPETGYGAVNAGTSDNPYAYIPQRLVYPDSEKTNNKVELTKAISHLENGEDKMSTKLWFALPTKLNSYLTNH; translated from the coding sequence ATGAAACACTTTAAAACATTCCTAACCGGCATAATTGCCTCATTCGTATTTGTATGTTGTACGAATGACTTTGAATCGATCAATGCAAATCCTAACGAACCGGAACAGATTAACCCGGAATATTTATTCAATTCAAGTGCTTATTATACATTGAACGCTTTCGGAAGCAGTATAAAAAAGGTATTGCTGGCTAATTATTCCCATTATTACGGGGGAGCTACCGGCGGGCAGGTGCAACGTTACGGAAACCAAGGTTCTACCAACGACGGTTATTGGAAAAATGTATATAACTACGCACTTTTCCCAGCCCAGTTTATTCAAGACAAATTGGGGGAAGCACCAGAATATCATAACCGCGTATTGATTGCCCGTATCTGGAAGAATTATATCTTTTCCCAGGCGGTTTCTATCTGGGGAGGTATTCCGAAAAGCCAAGCTTTTAAAGCTACGGAGACCGTTCCTTATGATAAAGAACAAGATATTTATTACGCTATGCTGGACGATTTAAAAGAATGTGCCGATAACTTGCAGATGGACGGCGATACGTATATTTCCGATCCGGTATACCCTTCTGCAAATAAAACGAGCGACCTGCTTAAATGGAAGAAATTTGCGAACTCTTTGCGTCTTCGCTTGGCGGTACGCATCTGTAATGCCGACAGGGAAAAGGCTACGGCCGTGATTAGCGAATTGATGCAAAAGGAACAAGAACTGATGTGCGGCAACGAAGATAATTGCACGGTAAAATGGGGAACCAATGCCGATACCCGGAATTATTTCTATGATTACCTGGTAATCAACCGCGAAAGCAACTTGGATAAATTACACTCGGCGGGAGAATCTATTTTGATGTATATGGCTCCGTATGCCGATCCGCGGACGGAAAAGTTTTTTACGCCGGCTCCGGTTGCTTCCATGCCGGACAATTTCCGTTGGGCTCCTTACTGGGGGCAACCTAAAGTATCCAATTTGCCTGCCGGGGTTACGCTGAACCCCAATCCGCATAGCGGAAAAACGGCGGACGATTATTCCCAGGTGAAAGATGAATTTATTGCAGAAAGTTACGCGGAGGTACTCATGAATTATGCCGAGGTTTGTCTGTTGAAAAGTGAATTAGTATACAAAGGGTTGGGTACGGGTTCGTTGTCTGCCGAGCAATACTATTACAACGGTATAAAAGCCTCGATGGAACAGTACGGTGTAGCGGCCGGTCAAACGGATCGTTACTTGCAAGTATCCGGAATTAAATGGAACACGTTGACCGACCTCGATGCAACGGAAGAAGGGGAAGATTACTATAAAGATTTTATCGGCATCGTGTCGTCTGCCATTACTTCTGCCGATCCGGACCCTGTTTACCGGCAAATTATCATGCAGCAATACATTGCGATGTTTTACCAGTCGTTGGATGCCTGGACGTTGATCCGCCGGAGCCAGGTGCTTGAGTTTCCGCCGCATTTCCAACCGGAAACCGGATATGGGGCGGTAAATGCCGGAACAAGCGACAATCCGTATGCTTATATTCCTCAACGTTTGGTTTATCCCGACAGTGAAAAAACAAATAACAAAGTAGAACTGACCAAAGCGATCTCTCACCTGGAAAACGGAGAAGATAAAATGTCGACCAAGCTTTGGTTCGCGTTGCCTACCAAATTGAATTCTTATTTAACAAATCATTAA
- a CDS encoding glycoside hydrolase family 99-like domain-containing protein — protein MKNISILLLGFWTFLATSCDKDEYLAPDKDKYVYDIPQTDLPIDAVVGAYYTNITSSSAWQKSGNKIYTGTPVLGEYLSASSDVLARQIDWADQAALDFFIFGWDGASADKTLVKTFQNARSVSQGKVRFILNYNTKHLKVTNDMPLQTEEKLETMIDEFTRTLVPLFKEDSYYKVEGKPVVLVTPANLSSSALNSIDYSLVIPALKEAMKKEGYELYVIGEFTTGWVAPVNYEQHQIASFDGVTLTDWSTNLYDRYYAFFSFTDLNWTNWRKTIAQWNTDFIPCIFPSYNDRVNSASSYKYTFGQEGVTSDYVHFCNVAKRNVGAQNIVLVNSWNNYQKGTNLEPTEENKSGFLTITKEQFKK, from the coding sequence ATGAAAAATATATCTATCCTATTGCTGGGATTCTGGACTTTCCTGGCAACTTCGTGCGATAAAGACGAGTACTTAGCTCCGGACAAAGATAAGTATGTGTATGATATTCCGCAGACCGATTTGCCGATAGATGCCGTCGTGGGAGCTTATTATACGAATATTACTTCTTCTTCTGCCTGGCAAAAGTCTGGGAATAAAATCTATACAGGTACTCCGGTATTGGGCGAATACCTGTCTGCCTCTTCCGATGTACTTGCCCGGCAAATTGATTGGGCCGATCAGGCTGCCTTGGACTTTTTTATCTTTGGCTGGGACGGAGCTTCGGCGGATAAGACACTGGTGAAAACGTTTCAGAATGCCCGGTCTGTTTCACAAGGGAAAGTCCGGTTTATTCTTAATTATAATACCAAACATTTGAAAGTGACGAATGACATGCCTTTGCAAACCGAAGAGAAACTGGAAACGATGATCGATGAGTTTACCCGGACGCTCGTACCTTTATTCAAGGAGGATTCTTATTACAAAGTGGAAGGGAAGCCGGTGGTACTTGTTACTCCTGCCAATCTCTCTTCATCGGCTTTGAACAGCATCGATTATTCCCTGGTAATCCCGGCATTGAAAGAGGCCATGAAAAAAGAAGGCTATGAGTTGTATGTCATCGGTGAATTTACTACCGGTTGGGTAGCTCCGGTAAATTACGAACAGCATCAGATTGCTTCGTTCGACGGGGTAACGTTGACAGACTGGTCTACCAATTTGTATGATCGTTATTATGCCTTTTTCAGCTTTACGGATTTGAATTGGACGAACTGGAGGAAGACAATTGCCCAATGGAATACGGATTTTATTCCTTGTATCTTCCCGTCTTATAACGACCGGGTGAATTCTGCTTCCAGTTATAAATATACGTTCGGGCAGGAGGGGGTTACCAGTGATTATGTTCACTTTTGTAACGTGGCCAAACGAAATGTCGGAGCCCAAAATATAGTTCTGGTTAATTCATGGAATAATTATCAGAAGGGAACCAATTTAGAGCCTACGGAAGAGAACAAGTCCGGATTCCTAACGATTACCAAAGAACAATTTAAAAAGTAG
- a CDS encoding glycoside hydrolase family 97 protein, with protein MKKKNTGIMLRNRENTLIYINKEHMNPNLSCKLMWLQLTRKTRLITKVEPANRSGNTFHLLKKAVWIFALFFVPYVTVWAQGDKAVLTSPDGSLSVSFYTDNGKLTYQVSYLDKLLVKPSGLGLELQNARTLGEKVRILKTTPSQGEDRYTLLTGRTSSVAEKYNALLLEIEENGQALRKMNIEARAYNDAVAFRYIVPEQPRLTEYRLVSEKTEFRMAKDATTYSLVLPNFKSGYESEYHKVPISGLANQGGVASKYLVGMPLLMHVPGVAWMAITESDLEGNAATYLMNPSGSWSGHWFETVVSPSRTNPEVAVTGTLPHQTAWRILMVASEPTHFMESNAITNLNPECRIKDTSWIKAGKSAWDWWCGSLNREGKSAYNTETMKYYVDFAAEQGLEFMTIDAGWCGEDITQCRENVNVPEVVKYAASKGVKVFIWLYSQYVWNQLDEAFPLYEKWGVAGMKIDFIERDDQPGINFYYRVAEKAAQHKLMVDFHGCTKPWGLQRTYPNVVGYEGILGMEQSKAGGRDNPDNRVTMAFTRMIPGLMDYTPGGFNNVTAEEFVPQSEKPMVMGTRAHHLAMYAVYESPFQMVSDWPEVYKNDKTFQFIKDIPAAWDKTKVLNGTPDTYITVARQKGSDWYLGAINNWTPHNYDLPLSFLEEGTYVAEVYQDAPDADKNPKHCEMKSVKVTPRNTLKVNLAPGGGVAIHFKRVK; from the coding sequence ATGAAAAAGAAAAACACCGGTATTATGCTACGTAATAGGGAAAATACGCTGATTTACATAAATAAAGAACATATGAATCCGAATCTAAGCTGTAAACTTATGTGGCTACAGTTAACCCGTAAAACACGCCTGATTACAAAGGTCGAGCCGGCCAACAGGTCAGGGAACACATTTCACTTGTTAAAAAAAGCCGTATGGATATTCGCTCTTTTCTTCGTCCCTTATGTTACGGTGTGGGCGCAAGGAGACAAAGCTGTCCTGACCTCACCCGACGGGAGCCTGTCTGTTTCCTTTTACACCGATAATGGAAAGTTGACCTACCAAGTTTCTTATCTCGACAAATTATTAGTCAAACCGTCCGGACTGGGGTTGGAACTTCAGAATGCAAGGACATTGGGAGAAAAGGTTCGTATTCTTAAAACAACTCCTTCACAAGGGGAAGACAGGTATACTTTACTGACCGGACGTACCAGTTCCGTAGCAGAAAAATACAACGCCTTACTGTTAGAAATAGAAGAAAACGGCCAGGCACTCCGCAAAATGAATATAGAAGCACGTGCTTACAACGATGCCGTAGCTTTCCGTTATATCGTTCCGGAGCAACCCCGGTTAACGGAATACCGGCTGGTAAGCGAGAAAACCGAGTTCCGGATGGCAAAAGATGCCACCACCTATTCGCTCGTACTTCCGAATTTCAAATCCGGGTACGAAAGCGAATATCATAAAGTGCCCATATCCGGTCTGGCGAACCAAGGAGGCGTAGCCAGCAAATACCTGGTAGGAATGCCTTTGCTTATGCATGTCCCCGGAGTAGCGTGGATGGCCATTACCGAATCGGACCTGGAAGGGAATGCGGCTACTTACCTGATGAATCCTTCCGGATCGTGGAGCGGACATTGGTTCGAAACGGTGGTATCGCCTAGCCGGACGAATCCGGAGGTAGCCGTCACAGGCACTTTACCTCATCAAACGGCTTGGCGTATCCTTATGGTTGCTTCCGAGCCTACTCATTTCATGGAATCGAATGCCATTACCAATTTGAATCCGGAATGCAGAATTAAGGATACTTCCTGGATTAAAGCAGGCAAATCCGCCTGGGATTGGTGGTGCGGTAGCCTCAACCGGGAAGGGAAAAGCGCCTATAACACCGAAACCATGAAATATTACGTGGACTTTGCAGCCGAACAGGGGTTAGAGTTTATGACGATCGATGCCGGCTGGTGCGGTGAAGACATTACCCAATGCCGGGAAAACGTGAATGTGCCGGAAGTAGTCAAATACGCAGCATCCAAAGGCGTGAAAGTATTTATCTGGCTTTATTCCCAATATGTATGGAACCAATTGGACGAAGCTTTCCCGTTATACGAAAAATGGGGCGTGGCCGGTATGAAGATAGACTTTATCGAACGCGACGACCAACCCGGCATCAATTTCTATTACCGGGTAGCTGAAAAAGCTGCCCAACATAAACTGATGGTGGATTTCCACGGATGCACCAAGCCGTGGGGATTGCAACGTACTTACCCGAATGTGGTCGGTTACGAAGGTATTCTAGGCATGGAGCAATCGAAAGCCGGCGGACGGGACAATCCGGATAACCGGGTAACGATGGCCTTTACCCGCATGATCCCCGGATTGATGGATTATACTCCCGGAGGTTTCAACAACGTAACGGCGGAAGAGTTCGTGCCGCAATCCGAAAAGCCTATGGTGATGGGAACCAGGGCCCACCATTTGGCGATGTATGCTGTGTACGAATCACCTTTCCAAATGGTTTCGGATTGGCCTGAGGTGTATAAAAACGACAAGACATTCCAATTCATCAAAGATATTCCGGCTGCGTGGGACAAGACAAAAGTACTGAACGGAACCCCGGATACGTATATTACGGTTGCCCGGCAAAAAGGTTCCGACTGGTATTTGGGTGCTATCAACAATTGGACTCCGCATAATTATGACCTGCCTTTGAGCTTCCTGGAAGAAGGAACCTACGTAGCCGAAGTCTACCAAGATGCGCCGGATGCGGATAAAAACCCGAAACACTGCGAAATGAAGTCGGTAAAAGTTACCCCCCGGAATACGCTGAAAGTAAACCTGGCTCCCGGCGGAGGCGTGGCAATCCATTTCAAAAGAGTTAAATAA
- a CDS encoding alpha-galactosidase — protein sequence MKKILLICLLVCTGAWQIQASGEKAIRISTDQTDLVFKVGNNGRLYQSYLGSKLLNESDIDQLPAGKEAYITHGMEDYFEPAIHVVHNDGNPSLLLKYVSHTSANPQPDVTETTITLKDEVYPVVVKLYFDAFEKENIIKTHTEITHQEKKPVTLFKYASSLLHVNSDKYWLTEFSGDWAHEVNMSETPLNFGKKIVDTKLGSRADMFCSPFFILALDKQAQENQGDVLLGTLGWTGNFRFTFEVDQQNGLRIISGINPYASEYRLDPKEIFRTPEFIFTYSTEGKGQASRNFHDWARKYQLKDGMKDRMTLLNNWEATYFDFNEDKLVALFDEARHLGVDMFLLDDGWFANKYPRSSDHQGLGDWEETKDKLPNGIGKLVKEANARGVKFGLWIEPEMVNPKSELYEKHRDWVIRFPNREEYYFRNQLVLDLSNPEVQEYVFGIVDNLLTKYPGIAYFKWDCNSPITNIYSSYLKDKQSHLYVDHVRGLYNVLEKIAAKYPDIPMMLCSGGGGRTDYEALKYFTEFWPSDNTDPVERIFIQWGYSQFFPSKSMAAHVTSWGKQSVKFRVDVAMMCKLGFDIRVNEMKEADQQLCRNAIQNFNRLKPAILEGDLYRLVSPYEKQHSAVMYTSKNKDKAVLFAFDIHPRYSENLRPVRLQGLKPAARYKIEEINLHQGSQSRLNANGKVYSGDYLMKVGIPLFSSSHTVSHVIEITEQ from the coding sequence ATGAAAAAAATTCTTTTAATCTGTCTCCTGGTGTGTACAGGAGCATGGCAAATTCAAGCATCCGGTGAAAAAGCAATCCGGATCTCGACCGATCAAACGGACTTGGTATTTAAAGTAGGAAACAACGGACGCTTGTATCAATCTTACCTGGGTAGCAAACTGCTTAACGAATCGGATATAGACCAGTTGCCGGCCGGCAAGGAAGCCTATATCACGCATGGGATGGAAGATTATTTCGAGCCGGCTATCCACGTGGTTCACAACGACGGCAATCCGTCTTTGCTTCTGAAATACGTCTCCCATACGTCCGCCAACCCGCAACCCGACGTTACCGAAACCACCATCACATTGAAAGACGAGGTCTATCCCGTCGTGGTAAAACTTTACTTTGATGCGTTTGAAAAAGAAAACATCATCAAAACCCACACCGAAATTACGCATCAGGAAAAGAAGCCGGTTACCCTTTTCAAATACGCATCTTCCCTGCTCCACGTAAACAGCGATAAATATTGGCTTACCGAATTTAGCGGAGACTGGGCGCACGAAGTAAACATGTCCGAAACACCCTTGAACTTCGGGAAAAAGATAGTGGATACCAAGCTAGGCTCGCGTGCCGACATGTTTTGCTCTCCTTTCTTCATTCTTGCTTTAGACAAGCAGGCACAGGAAAACCAGGGAGACGTATTGCTGGGAACGCTGGGCTGGACCGGGAACTTCCGTTTTACCTTTGAAGTAGACCAGCAAAACGGTCTCCGTATTATCTCCGGTATCAATCCTTATGCTTCGGAATACCGCCTGGACCCGAAAGAAATATTCCGCACGCCTGAATTTATTTTCACTTACAGTACGGAGGGAAAAGGGCAAGCCAGCCGCAATTTCCACGACTGGGCACGGAAATATCAACTGAAAGACGGCATGAAAGACCGGATGACTTTGCTCAACAACTGGGAAGCTACTTATTTTGATTTTAACGAAGATAAACTGGTGGCTTTGTTCGACGAAGCCCGCCATTTGGGAGTGGATATGTTTTTATTGGACGACGGCTGGTTTGCCAACAAATATCCGCGCAGCAGCGACCATCAAGGGTTAGGCGACTGGGAAGAAACGAAGGATAAACTTCCCAACGGAATCGGCAAGCTGGTAAAAGAGGCGAATGCGAGAGGTGTCAAATTCGGCTTGTGGATCGAACCGGAGATGGTAAACCCCAAAAGCGAATTGTATGAAAAGCACCGGGATTGGGTAATTCGCTTTCCGAACCGGGAAGAATATTATTTCCGTAACCAGTTAGTCCTGGACCTGAGTAACCCGGAAGTACAGGAATATGTATTCGGCATTGTGGATAACCTGTTGACCAAATACCCCGGCATCGCTTATTTCAAGTGGGATTGCAACAGCCCGATCACAAACATTTATTCTTCTTATTTGAAAGATAAACAATCTCATTTGTACGTAGACCATGTACGCGGGCTTTATAACGTGCTGGAAAAAATAGCAGCCAAATATCCGGACATCCCGATGATGTTATGTTCCGGTGGGGGCGGACGCACGGATTATGAAGCGTTGAAATACTTCACCGAGTTTTGGCCGAGCGATAACACGGACCCGGTAGAACGCATTTTTATCCAATGGGGGTATTCCCAGTTCTTCCCAAGTAAAAGTATGGCAGCGCATGTTACCTCTTGGGGAAAACAATCTGTTAAATTCCGGGTGGATGTAGCGATGATGTGTAAATTGGGTTTTGACATCCGCGTCAATGAAATGAAGGAAGCCGACCAACAGCTTTGCCGGAATGCAATCCAAAATTTCAACCGCCTGAAACCTGCTATCTTGGAAGGAGATTTATACCGCTTGGTTTCTCCGTACGAAAAACAGCATAGTGCCGTGATGTACACTTCTAAAAATAAGGACAAAGCGGTATTGTTTGCTTTCGACATCCATCCCAGGTATTCGGAAAACTTACGTCCCGTACGCCTGCAAGGGCTCAAGCCGGCTGCCCGATATAAAATAGAAGAAATAAACTTGCACCAAGGTAGCCAATCCCGTTTGAATGCGAACGGAAAAGTCTACTCCGGCGATTATCTGATGAAAGTGGGGATTCCGCTTTTCTCAAGCAGCCATACGGTAAGTCATGTAATAGAGATCACGGAGCAATAA